The following DNA comes from Equus caballus isolate H_3958 breed thoroughbred chromosome 15, TB-T2T, whole genome shotgun sequence.
ctgcctccagctttgtGCAGAGCCTTGTTCTGTCTGGTCCCTGTCTGCACACGGCCTGCGGCCTTGCTCCCAAGCCTGCTCAGGGGATCGAGCCAGGGTCCCTGAGATGTGTGTCCAGTTCCGAGGGCTCTGGACTGCAGATTCGGTGCCTGCTCACCACTTTGCCCATGCTTTTCACCTTGTTCTGGCACCtagcaatttccttttcttgcttttgaatttgactatatatccAAACATCCTAAACATTACTTTATCCAACATTTGTGTGTTTGAAGTGGGAGGAAGGGATTTCTGTGTCTGCCCAATCCTCCTGCCTGATCAGACAGGCCCCTCGTCTGTACTGTTCACGGCTATGTCACCAGCACCTAGGACAGTCCTCGGCACAGAGGAGGTGCTCGGTTAGTATTTGTTCAACGAGTGAGTTCCCGATTTTCTAGATGAGAAAGTGGAGTTTAAGAGGTAAAGGAGGTGCAGAAAGTCCCCGCTCACTCAGCGTTACAACCTCGGCTGTCTTTCTGCAGGAATCTGGTCCGCCGCCCTGAATGGAGACCTGGGCCGAGTGAAGTATTTAATCCAGAAGGCAGCCGACCCCAGTCAGCCCGACTCGGCTGGCTACACCGCGCTGGTGAGGAGCCCGGGGTCAGGAGAGGGAGGCCTGCTCTCTGACGGGGGCTGGCGTTTACCTTCCGTCTTCCCCCTCCTGCTCTTCTCTCCCAGCAGGGTTTCTGTGTTAAGCGTCATGTGAACCTTGGTTTTTAAATTAGTGTAGTAATGCTTGACGTCAATCGTAACTTCATTTTCATCACCATCCCCGTTTTCCAACTGAGGAAGCTGACACTGGAGATGAAGAAgcttgcccaggtcacacagctagtggggGTGGCACCTGCGACAATTCCAGGCCTCTCGTCCCAGAGCCCCTGCTCGCAGCCTTCCACCACCCCGTCACCTGCCTGGGTTCCACTGTCTGACTGCTCTCTGTTCCCTGCAGCACTACGCCAGCCGCAATGGGCACTACGCCGTGTGCCAGTTCCTGCTGGAAAGTGGGGCTAAGTGTGATGCCCAGACCCACGGCGGGGCCACTGCTCTCCACCGGGCCAGCTACTGTGGCCACACTGACATCGCACGGCTTCTGCTTTCTCATGGGTCCAACCCCAGGTTGGTAGATGATGATGGCATGACCAGTCTGCATAAGGTAGGTCCCCTTTCCCCCTCAGAAACTtgttttttgtcattataaaagTTATAACATGTTCACtgtagaaaaaaatgaggaaaacacaa
Coding sequences within:
- the ANKRD39 gene encoding ankyrin repeat domain-containing protein 39, which encodes MAAPRPRADGPCCSQPSAAAGVRQTLDEMDFERGIWSAALNGDLGRVKYLIQKAADPSQPDSAGYTALHYASRNGHYAVCQFLLESGAKCDAQTHGGATALHRASYCGHTDIARLLLSHGSNPRLVDDDGMTSLHKAAEKGHVDICSLLLQHSPALKAVRDRKARLACDLLPCNSDLWDLLAS